Proteins encoded within one genomic window of Actinoplanes octamycinicus:
- a CDS encoding ROK family protein, whose protein sequence is MSSSTTAPVRQSSVRAHNLALVLNTVANSADPPSRAAVAGATGLTRATVSALVDDLIAGGLLVERDPPPRTGAGRPAAGLALTAAGPAGLGLEINVDYLAACVVDLTGAVRQRFIEHADQRPAPAADALAALGVLAARARLAAEADGLVVAGAAVAVPGLVSAGLVRVAPNLGWQDVDAPGLLRAVPELAGLPVTVDNEANLAALGELRVAGGEQTFLYVSGEIGIGAGLVIDGELYRGARGWSGEIGHLTVDPDGKPCRCGASGCLEQYAGQEALAADEPGAAAALGIALSTVVNLLDVPVIVLGGAYAPYFERLRDGIEAELRRRVLTAGLAPVTLRAARLGADAAVRGAADAVIRGVRDDPAGWLRRAG, encoded by the coding sequence ATGAGCTCGAGTACCACCGCCCCCGTCCGGCAGTCGAGCGTGCGAGCCCATAATCTCGCGCTGGTCCTGAACACCGTGGCGAACAGCGCGGATCCGCCGTCCCGGGCGGCCGTCGCGGGCGCCACCGGGCTCACCCGGGCCACCGTCTCGGCGCTGGTCGACGACCTGATCGCGGGCGGGCTGCTGGTCGAGCGCGACCCGCCGCCACGGACCGGCGCCGGGCGACCGGCGGCCGGCCTGGCGCTCACCGCGGCCGGCCCGGCCGGGCTGGGCCTGGAGATCAACGTCGACTACCTGGCCGCCTGCGTGGTCGACCTGACCGGCGCGGTCCGGCAGCGCTTCATCGAGCACGCCGACCAGCGCCCGGCCCCGGCCGCCGACGCGCTCGCCGCGCTCGGCGTGCTGGCCGCCCGGGCCCGCCTCGCCGCCGAGGCGGACGGCCTGGTGGTGGCCGGCGCCGCGGTCGCCGTGCCCGGCCTGGTCTCGGCCGGCCTGGTCCGGGTCGCCCCCAACCTGGGCTGGCAGGACGTGGACGCCCCCGGCCTGCTGCGGGCCGTCCCGGAGCTGGCCGGCCTGCCGGTCACCGTGGACAACGAGGCCAATCTCGCCGCCCTCGGCGAGCTGCGGGTGGCCGGCGGCGAGCAGACCTTCCTGTACGTGTCCGGCGAGATCGGCATCGGCGCCGGGCTGGTGATCGACGGCGAGCTGTACCGGGGCGCGCGCGGCTGGAGCGGCGAGATCGGGCACCTGACCGTCGACCCGGACGGCAAGCCCTGCCGGTGCGGGGCGAGCGGCTGCCTGGAGCAGTACGCCGGCCAGGAGGCGCTGGCCGCCGACGAGCCGGGAGCCGCGGCCGCGCTCGGCATCGCGCTGAGCACCGTGGTCAACCTGCTCGACGTGCCGGTGATCGTGCTGGGCGGGGCCTACGCGCCGTACTTCGAGCGGCTGCGCGACGGGATCGAGGCGGAGCTGCGGCGCCGGGTGCTGACCGCCGGGCTGGCGCCGGTCACGCTGCGGGCCGCCCGGCTCGGGGCGGACGCGGCGGTGCGCGGGGCGGCGGACGCGGTGATCCGCGGGGTGCGCGACGACCCGGCCGGCTGGCTGCGGCGGGCGGGCTGA
- the xylA gene encoding xylose isomerase, which translates to MSVQATRDDKFSFGLWTVGWQARDPFGDATRPAIDPVETVHKLAEIGAYGVTFHDDDLVPFGADAQTRDGIIAGFKKALDETGLIVPMVTTNLFTHPVFKDGGFTSNDRNVRRYALRKVLRQMDLGAELGAKTLVLWGGREGAEYDSAKDVQAALDRYREALNLLAQYSEDRGYGFRFAIEPKPNEPRGDILLPTAGHAIAFTQELERPELFGINPEVGHEQMSNLNFTQGIAQALWHKKLFHIDLNGQHGPKYDQDLVFGHGDLLNAFSLVDLLENGPDGGRAYDGPRHFDYKPSRTEDLDGVWESAKANIKMYLLLKERAKAFRADPEVQAALAASKVAELSTPTLNAGESYADLLADRSAFEDFDADAAGAQGYGFVKLNQLAIEHLLGAR; encoded by the coding sequence GTGTCGGTGCAGGCCACACGTGATGACAAGTTCTCGTTCGGTCTCTGGACCGTCGGCTGGCAGGCGCGCGACCCGTTCGGTGACGCCACTCGCCCGGCCATCGACCCGGTCGAGACCGTGCACAAGCTCGCCGAGATCGGGGCGTACGGCGTCACCTTCCACGACGACGACCTGGTCCCGTTCGGCGCCGACGCGCAGACCCGCGACGGCATCATCGCCGGGTTCAAGAAGGCGCTGGACGAGACCGGCCTGATCGTCCCGATGGTGACCACCAATCTGTTCACCCACCCGGTGTTCAAGGACGGCGGCTTCACCAGCAACGACCGCAACGTGCGGCGCTACGCGCTGCGCAAGGTGCTGCGCCAGATGGACCTCGGCGCCGAGCTGGGCGCCAAGACCCTGGTGCTGTGGGGCGGCCGGGAGGGCGCGGAGTACGACTCGGCCAAGGACGTGCAGGCCGCGCTGGACCGCTACCGCGAGGCGCTGAACCTGCTCGCGCAGTACTCGGAGGACCGCGGCTACGGCTTCCGCTTCGCCATCGAGCCGAAGCCGAACGAGCCCCGCGGCGACATCCTGCTCCCGACCGCCGGTCACGCCATCGCGTTCACCCAGGAGCTGGAGCGCCCGGAGCTGTTCGGGATCAACCCGGAGGTCGGCCACGAGCAGATGTCGAACCTCAACTTCACCCAGGGCATCGCCCAGGCCCTGTGGCACAAGAAGCTGTTCCACATCGACCTGAACGGCCAGCACGGCCCGAAGTACGACCAGGACCTGGTCTTCGGCCACGGCGACCTGCTCAACGCGTTCTCCCTGGTGGACCTGCTGGAGAACGGGCCGGACGGCGGCCGGGCCTACGACGGCCCGCGGCACTTCGACTACAAGCCGTCGCGCACCGAGGACCTGGACGGCGTCTGGGAGTCGGCCAAGGCCAACATCAAGATGTACCTGCTGCTCAAGGAGCGGGCCAAGGCGTTCCGGGCCGACCCCGAGGTGCAGGCCGCGCTGGCCGCGTCCAAGGTCGCCGAGCTGTCCACGCCGACCCTGAACGCCGGCGAGAGCTACGCCGACCTGCTGGCCGACCGCAGCGCCTTCGAGGACTTCGACGCGGACGCCGCCGGCGCCCAGGGCTACGGCTTCGTCAAGCTGAACCAGCTCGCCATCGAGCACCTGCTCGGGGCCCGGTAA
- the xylB gene encoding xylulokinase translates to MALVAGIDSSTQSCKVVIRDAETGKLVRQGRATHPDGTEVHPDAWWAALREAIAEAGGLDDVAAVSVAGQQHGMVVLDENGDVVRPALLWNDTRSAGAAADLIDELGGADKWADAVGIVPVASFTLTKLRWLARTEPANAARVAAVCLPHDWLTWKLSGSTSLADLRTDRSDASGTLYWSAKTGEYRHDLLELGFGRDLIVPEVLGPTGIAGHLPNGAPIGPGAGDNAAAALGAGALPGDVIVSIGTSGTVFVSSDAAPVDPSGTVAGFADTTGRFLPIVVTLNAARVLDAAAKLLGVSHDELSRLALSAPAGADGLVLVPYLEGERTPNRPDATGAIHGLTLTTSDPAHLARAAVEGMLCALADGLDALVGQGARANRIVLVGGGARSEAVRRIAPALFGKPVLVPPPGEYVADGAARQAAWVLAGGDTPPAWSAETPEVYEDDPVPLIREQYAAAQHAVLDRTR, encoded by the coding sequence ATGGCGCTCGTCGCCGGGATCGACAGTTCGACCCAGTCCTGCAAGGTCGTCATCCGGGACGCCGAGACCGGGAAACTGGTCCGGCAGGGCCGGGCCACCCATCCGGACGGCACCGAGGTGCACCCGGACGCCTGGTGGGCGGCCCTGCGGGAGGCGATCGCCGAGGCCGGTGGCCTGGACGACGTGGCCGCCGTCTCGGTGGCCGGCCAGCAGCACGGCATGGTCGTGCTGGACGAGAACGGTGACGTGGTCCGCCCGGCGCTGCTGTGGAACGACACCCGCAGCGCCGGCGCGGCCGCCGACCTGATCGACGAGCTCGGCGGGGCGGACAAGTGGGCGGACGCGGTCGGCATCGTGCCGGTCGCCAGCTTCACCCTGACCAAGCTGCGCTGGCTGGCCCGCACCGAGCCGGCGAACGCCGCCCGGGTGGCGGCGGTCTGCCTGCCGCACGACTGGCTGACCTGGAAGCTCTCCGGGTCCACCAGCCTCGCCGACCTGCGGACCGACCGCAGCGACGCCAGCGGCACCCTCTACTGGTCGGCCAAGACCGGCGAGTACCGGCACGACCTGCTGGAGCTCGGGTTCGGCCGGGACCTGATCGTGCCGGAGGTGCTGGGCCCGACCGGGATCGCCGGGCACCTGCCGAACGGCGCGCCGATCGGTCCCGGGGCCGGGGACAACGCGGCGGCCGCGCTCGGCGCCGGCGCGCTGCCCGGCGACGTGATCGTCTCGATCGGCACGTCCGGCACGGTCTTCGTGTCGTCCGACGCCGCGCCGGTCGACCCGAGCGGCACGGTGGCCGGCTTCGCCGACACCACCGGGCGGTTCCTGCCGATCGTGGTCACCCTGAACGCCGCCCGGGTCCTGGACGCGGCCGCCAAGCTGCTCGGCGTCTCGCACGACGAGCTGTCCCGGCTCGCGCTCAGCGCGCCGGCCGGGGCCGACGGCCTGGTCCTGGTGCCCTATCTGGAGGGTGAGCGGACCCCGAACCGGCCGGACGCCACCGGCGCGATCCACGGGCTCACCCTGACGACGTCCGATCCGGCGCATCTGGCCCGGGCCGCGGTCGAGGGGATGCTCTGCGCCCTGGCCGACGGCCTGGACGCGCTGGTCGGGCAGGGCGCCCGGGCCAACCGGATCGTGCTGGTCGGCGGCGGCGCGCGGAGCGAGGCGGTGCGCCGGATCGCCCCCGCCTTGTTCGGCAAGCCGGTGCTGGTCCCGCCGCCCGGCGAGTACGTCGCCGACGGCGCGGCCCGGCAGGCCGCCTGGGTGCTGGCCGGCGGCGACACCCCACCGGCCTGGTCCGCGGAGACCCCCGAGGTCTACGAGGACGACCCGGTCCCGCTGATCCGCGAGCAGTACGCGGCCGCCCAGCACGCGGTGCTGGACCGGACCCGCTGA